In Pseudopipra pipra isolate bDixPip1 chromosome 24, bDixPip1.hap1, whole genome shotgun sequence, the genomic stretch TGTCTTGCTTTCTGTAAAATCCTTTCcttctgtgtgatttttttatttttcaggtgaTCGACTCGTCAGATGTTGTTGTTCAGGTTCTTGATGCCAGGGATCCCATGGGCACTCGCTCCCCTCATGTGGAATCTTATCTGAAAAAGGAGAAACACTGGAAACATCTCATTTTTGTCCTGAACAAATGTGATCTCGTTCCTACCTGGGCTACTGTAAGCACAGTCCTGCCTGTTATTCCTTGGACCCTCTTTGTTCCTGTTGCAGCTTGGCTGTAGCTCCATGCCAGTCCCCATGCTGGTCTGGAAGGGTGTACTGCAactggggcactgggagctctCTGCTTGCCTGCTGTAAAAGTAACAATTACCATGTAGATCTGTCCAAGTTTGGCCGAGTTGAGCAACACTCACCAGCCACAAATTCCCTACTTCCTCTGTCTGGATTTAACAGTTCAGCTGTTGTCTCCAGAGTATGCTAAATGTTAGTCTGCCTAGGATCCATATCCACCCCAGCTGGTTTGCTTTATGTCGTTAAACTAATGAGTTTTAGCTAGCAGTGAAGGCGTTTTTGGGAAATTGTTTGTCTTTTATACAAACAATACTCAGTGCTTTTAGCTGTTGGGTTGGGGAAATGCTTCAAAGGTTCTTCCCTAGCGATGTTCATGGCCATTGCAGCTGTAAGCCCAGTGCAGACACTGTACCCCCCTCTCTGAGCAGATGGTGtcaccccctccagccccaggtcCCTAACCCAGCCTGTTTGCCTCTCCAGAAGCGTTGGGTTGCTGTCCTTTCCCAGGAGTATCCAACACTGGCTTTCCACGCCAGCCTCACAAACCCTTTTGGCAAAGGTGCTTTCATACAGCTTCTAAGGCAGTTTGGAAAGGTACAGAACAATTCTGGGGATCTGTATGGTTGGGGTGGGAGAGTTAGTGTGTGGTGTTTTGCTTTGTTAGGGTTTGGGGCTCAGAGCTGCAGTGGTGTACAAGGATGTGTTATTTCTCACCAGTTACACTCTGACAAGAAGCAGATCAGCGTGGGGTTCATTGGTTACCCCAATGTTGGCAAGAGCTCAGTGATCAATACCCTACGATCCAAGAAGGTCTGCAATGTGGCCCCCATTGCAGGGGAGACAAAGGTAAGAACATCCCTGTGTTACAGATACAAATAAGCTCGTGCTCAAAGGCAGAACTGGTGTGAAATCAGCCCCATGACGTTGGCAAGTCCAGCACTGAGCTGCACAGGCTGTGTGGCCCAAGGAGTGGCTGATGGGCAGTCCCTTCTCTGAGGCACTGCTCTGGCAGCATTCCCAGGTTCCCACTGTGCCACTCTGCAGTCGTGGGAGTGCTCCATGTCTGTGCTCTCCTGAACCAGGCGCTGGCTCAGGCTCTGTCAGTGCCGGTTCTGGGACTCGTCCTCACAAACAGGGCAGTAACCCAGCActgaagagcagctgctgctctgttcaGGTGTGGCAATGCTCTGTCCCAGGTGTGGCAATGCTCTGTTCCAGGTGTGGCAGTACATCACCCTGATGCGGCGCATCTTCCTCATCGACTGCCCCGGGGTGGTTTATCCGTCGGGAGACACGGAGACGGACATCGTGCTGAAGGGAGTGGTTCGTGTCTGCACGGGGGCTGGGGAGCTTTGCTGCTGTCTGTGGGGTGGGCTCAGAGGGATGAATACACACTTCCAAAGGGCTGATCCTCTACCATGTGTTTTCAGGTTCAAGTTGAAAAGATTAAGAGCCCCGAAGACCATATTAGTGCTGTGCTGGAAAGGGCCAAAGCAGAGTACATCAGGAAGACATACAAAATTGATTCCTGGAAGGATACAGAAGACTTCCTTGAGAAACTTGCTGCTAGGACTGGAAAACTGCTAAAGGTGTGACAGCTTCCTGCATTTGCAGGCTGGAGAGCATGGGGCCTGTTACTGAACATGGGAGATGGGAACGTTTCTGTTGCTTACAAGGCTTAGGAAGGTGCTGTGCCCTGCAAATGTGGGCAGAGATTGTTCCTGGTTCTTTTAGGGTGGTGAGCCTGACTTGCAGACTGTGAGCAAGATGGTTCTCAATGActggcagaggggcagaatcccatTCTTTGTGAAGCCACCAAATGCAGAACCAGGTGAACCAGGTTCCCAGGTGAGAATGTGAAGCTCATGCCTTCTCTTCTACATATTATTTGATTTTCTTAATAGCAttcactgctgcttttcccagaatGCCATGAGACTTGGGCAGTGACTGGGCTCTGCCCAACCCTGGTCACTCAGGTGACACTTGAAGTCAGTGAGGACCAGGTTTGTGCTGTGCTCTTTACAGAGATATCTGAGCCACTGCTGACTACCAGAAATGTCAGTGATTATCACATTGTCATCGAGGctttttccaaagagaaaaaatagaagTTGGAGATGATGGGACAGACTTTGTGGATAATATATCCATGACACTCTTCCTTGCAGCCTCCTGCATTGGAAGCAGCTGTGACCTCAAGCCAAGATAATACTGAGGAGAAAGCCTCTGAGTCGATGGCATCAGGTGTGGAGCCAGAAGAGAGGAACAACCCAGACACTGAAATCAGGCAGCTCATGTCCCACGTTCGGCAGAACTTCGGCAGGATTAATGTGGCACCTCAGTTCTCGGAAGAAGACCTGGTTCCTGTGGATGTGCCAGGCTTTGATGAGACAGACAGTGATTCCTGTggagaggaagagcaggaggaggagaaggaggagaatgAGCAACAGCAGGatgcaggagaggaggaatcGCAGGTGGCTGCACCGGGTGCCAGGGAGAGTTCTAAAGCAGTTCTTAAGGCCCTGGAGGACAAGattgcaaaatacaaaaaattccTGGATAAAGCCAAAGCCAAGAGGTTCTCAGCAATAAGGTACCTGAATCTGTCCAATGTTTTTCAGGGGAGGAAAGGGTTGATGTGACTCTGCTGTAGTTCCATTCCATGCCTGACTTGCTTGACAGTTCCCCTGTGCTGCCTCACATAAGCCGCAGTTTGTCTGGTTTAGCCATAAGGGTTGGAAATTTGGCCAAGCAGCAGTTTGTTTTTGAAAGGTTATTCCAAGAAGTGCTATTTACCAGcataattaaaaatgttctcACTTTTGAAAGTTGCCTCTTAAGCTATGGGTTAGAAATCTCTTGGTATTCTGAGCAGCAAAATTGTATCCTTGGATCTCTCCTCGATGTTGGGTTATACCAAAGCTGATTCCTACCTCGATATGCCAGGTGGGTCCCTGTGCACATGCAGAGTATCCTGGCCCATAGAGCAAGCCCAGTTTTAGCAAAGCTCACTCACCAGCCTTGTGAGGACGGAGATTTCAAGGTTAAGGGTTATATTTTGTCTCTTGTGCAGCACACAAGCCCAGTAACTCCAGAGACAAGAGTACTGCAATGTGTTTTTTAGGTGCAAAAACTGTGGCTTTGGTGCTGACGGGGGACTGGGGTCTGCTGGAGACCGGTGGCTTCTTGGTTTGTGTTACAACAACCTTTTATTGCTGATTTTATCTTCTGTAGAATCCCTAAGGGACTGAGTGACAAAGTGTTTGCAAAATCCATGCAGAAGGCTGAAGAATCCAAAGAAACTGAAGACAGAGGTAAAACAAGATTAGTTAATGTTCTTAATCTGTGTTGGGAAATCCTGTGAACCAGAGAAGAAAGGGAGTTAGGGGGAGAAGCATCCACTGGCTCCTGCATCCAAGTTCTTTTCCCCTGAAGCTGCTTAAATGTCCCTTTAGCtgaccccagagctgctgctgacctGCTATAGCCTCAGTGTAGAACACCTGTCTGTGTGATGGGAGATGTCCCTGTGAGTGAGGGAAGGTCCAGAGAAGGCAAATGTTGTGCTCCCAGCAGCCTGGGCCCCaggctgcagccagagcagctccctctccCTGGGGTGTTACACAAGAGGGAGTGAGGGGGGTAGGGACGTTATAAAAGCACAGAGATACTTCAGTCTGTAGGTTTTACTGTGGCTTCAGTTGCCATAGGCAATTTGATTAAGGCACAGTCAGTGGGAGAGCCCCATTCTGAAAGGACTGTGGCAGTCTCCTGGGCTTACTTGAGGCTGGAAGCAATCTACTTCTTGAGAGCAGCTTTCATAGTAATAGCTACTGATTCTCTGGTGAGGAGCATGCACGTTGTTTGGGTAGAAGCTGTTAAATAAGGCCAAAGGAATGCATTGCTCAAGGAGTTGGGATGGTGACCCCAGTCTGAAGTTCTGCAAACAAATGGGTGTTCTGGAAGATACCCAACTGTGTGATTTCTGCTGGttgcaggcagcacagagaagaaaagaaagaggaaagcagaagagGGAGGTGATGATGATGACCAGTTGGGTAAACAGCCTTGCAAGAAACTCACATCCAAAGAAGTAAGTGTGATTTCTTGTAGTACAGCTGAGCAGGGAAATAGAGTGGCTTTTTATCCGTGGATTGCCCGTTACCACTGAAGAGCTTTGAGATTTAGCCTGAGCAGGAGGGGAGTGAAGACTGAATTCTGTTATGAATGTCCTGTCACAACGTATGTCACAGCCCTCTTACCTGACTCTGCACTCTAGGTTGCTTCTTTTATCTTGTTGACTACTCATGTAAAGATTGAAGCatagctttcttttttaagagcATAGGTGCGTGGGTTCCCTATAGGTTCTCATCAGTAACATTTTGttggaaattatttattttacttaagGCGTGTGGAATGTGAACACCATGGAGAGTGGCAGACATTGAGGCTATGGATGCTGGGATTTGCTAATGTGTTTTGTCTGTGTTTGCAGAGGAGACGAGCCGAGAGGCAGCAGCGCTCCAAGAAAGTTGGAGTCCGGTATTATGAAACTCACAACgtgaaaaataagaataagaacaagaaaaaaactggCTTGGAGGAACAAAGATCAAAgcacaaaaaatacaaacataagCAATAGCTGCTTATTCTATTAAATTTTACATAAAACAGTTCTAGTATGCGGTGGCTTTTTTTACTATAAAACTTGCAGTTCCCGTTCAAAGCCCAGTGTGACCGGTCTGTCCTGGCCCCAGGAGCAGCATCTCCCTCTTTGTTTCTGCATCATCTGAAAGTTCTTTGTGCAGTTGGAGCTGATGGTATTTCCACATCTCCATCCCAGGCCAGCAAATCCTGCACTGGCCAAACAGCTCCTCCAGTGTTGCTCAGTGGTgggttttgggtgggtttttttctggaaaccTGCTTTCTGGGGGTTTTCACATGACTGCAGGGAATTCTCTTTCCCATGTCTGCTTGCTGTGGAACCAGCTGCTTACACAGGTACCTCAAGTAAAGATTTCATTTGCTTCCACTGAAAAGTGAATCCATGACTGGCAAGGGTTCCCTTTGTGCTTCACTTACCACTGACGGATTTCCAGGTACAATCGACACCAATTTGCAGGTACTCAAGGAAATACCCCAGACACCTAAGAATCATCTGCTATTCGCTTCTTGGTGCATGGGACTTGGAATTCTTGTAGACACCTTTATATTGTTTCTGAATTTTCTacaacattttcaaattaataataTCAGAGAGatgtttgcatttaaaaatgtttattagtTATTGCTTTGAAGGTCATTAGCACATTACCAACAGGCAAGTCCCAGACAGAGCTGACTGCTGAGATGGCACTGAAAGAGGGAGCAGTAATTAATGAAGCTCTTGAATTTCAACTCttcaagagagaaagaaagaaagaaagaacacagTAATGCTGCCTTCAGTTACTGGTAAGTGAAAACTCAAGATCGTTGTAGGAAGACAATTCTTTGTCACTAATTGCAAGCTTCTTGCTCTGACAGCTTTTCTGAGCCTGCCTCGAGGACAACAAAACAATTAGTTCTTTGCTGCAATGATGCTTTCAAGTTGtgtctgaaaaacaaatgaGACAGTGAGGCAAATTAGATTCAACCTAAGAAATAAAcctgcagtgctgagggacTAAACTGTTGGATGTTCACATTGAGGAACTGAGGGATCCTGCACTGCTGCCAGGAGAGCCAGGCCAGGTTTGTTCCCCAGCCATTCCATTCCTTACTACATGTTTTATAAATTAGCTTGTCGTTCCTGGCATGCCCAGTTGTTGCATTCTGAGGAGAACAGAGctggccttggctctgtgcacTGAGACACTCAGCTTAGAATGTAAAGCATCAAGggggaaattaaataaaagctgtTGAAACAGTGGTCTGAATTCTCTGATTTCAGGCTGGACTATGTGAgctaaattaaatatttggcTCTCTAGCATTTGGAACACAAACTGACTCTGAGACTAAAGGAGCTGGGAACAGCAAGTTTTGTGATTACTGAGACAACTTGACGCCCAGTTAGTGGATTGATGGGAGCTgcccccaaaataacccccAGCAGTGGCACACACAGCTGCTGGAGTACAGGCACTTCAAGGAAAAAGCCATGGATTCAGGGGCAACGCACGTTTGATCTAACAGTTACTCCATTTTGTGCCCTAAAACATTCCAAGACAGCCTGAAAATGTGGGTTGGCAAGTAGGTCCTGCAGGAGAAGTGAAGGTAAGGAAAGCAGCTTGCTCCAAGGGAAATGTTTTTACCTGCAGCCAACATTTGCTGTTGTGCAGGGTGACATTCTTTCCTTACTCGAAAGATGTgggatttttcctttcaaaaccaGAATATGGAGCAGAAGTTCTTCTCACCAAAGCCACATGCACAAATAATTACCcagtccctgctgcaggagTATGCAGTTTTCTTGGGTAATATTTAATGTTCAATGGTGTGTTGTGTTCCCAGAGGGGCAGCTTTAGTGGCTTTAATGAGAATGTTACCATTAGTATTTGGAGTTGTGGTTTTTTACTGACCTTCAGCTGCTGGTTTGTCCGTTTGAGGAACAGAACCTCCTCGTTGTGTTTCTTCTCCTCTATCTCTCGCCGTTCTACTTCTTGTTGTTCAATAGCCTCACATTTGGCTTTCTCCTCACTCacttgcttttccagctccctcctttcctcctccagctctgcaatCTTGGGAAAGAGCACGGATCTCTCAAGTTTTGTTGATGAATAGTCAATTTTCAGTTAAAAGTGGTGTGTGGTACAGTCTCTAAAGCATTTCAGATACAACAGAACCAGGCTTCAGGAGCGCAGCAGAGCCCGAGGACTGCGAGCCGAGCGTTTTGATGGTCTTTGCTGCCATCCCGCGGCAGCGCCCCCGACTCACCCGTTTCTCCATGAGGGCcttgccctgctctgcctgcagcgCCTTGCGCACGCCGAAGGCCACGCTGCTCTCGTACAGCGCCTGGTAGGCGGCCAGGGTGAGCTGCAGCTCGTCCCGCacccgcagcagcagcagcccccgcTCCGCGCAGCTCACCGTCGTCTGCCGGATCAGCTCGTCTGCAAGGGAGGCACAGCACCTGCAGCGCGATCTCTGGGagtgctgcacacacacagggccCCTCTGACCGTTCTCTGCTCCACGGGAACAGGGATTTACCAGAGCAGCAGGTAAAAGAGTGATGGTGCAGCCCCTCAAGGAACAGCAGTGGTGCTGATCCCCTAAAGCTGTAACAGGGAACACCTAAGAACGTGTAATGACTTTTTGCAGTTACAGAGGAGCCTCTAGGGGATCCTGCTCCAACCCATGGCCACCCCTTGCATTTGGAAGACCAGCGTCGTGTGCTGGCAGTGTGTGAGTTAGACAGGCTTCTGAGCTATTTTAAATGAACTGTTGGGTAAGTGCAACTAAAAGGATTTTGCCAGCCCTGTCCTTTGCGTGTCAGCGGTGGGAGGAGCACTGACCGAAGCACTGTGTGTAGAGCTCCCTGCGCACGGGGCACAGCCCGGTCTCCCGCGCCTGCCGCTGCTGCAGCTGCCggtccagctgctcctgcagctgcacgACGTCCCGGCGGGTGCTGGGCGCGGTGGACACCTCCTGTACCCAGAGCTTCTGCGCCTCCTCCCACTCCCtgccagagaagcagcagcgttatcGGGCGCCCCGGGGCCCGCCGGGCGCtgccggccccggcccggccccgctcaccGCGGCGGCAGGATGGCGTTCAGGAGCTCCTGCGGGTGCTTCGGGGAGGGGCTGACGGCGCCGGGTGTCCGGGGCGGCGGCGAGGGGGTCGTCTTCGCCGAGCGGGCCTGCGGGGGCCGGAGAGGAGAGCGCGGTAGGAGCGGGCGGGGGAGCGCGGCGCCCTCGGCCCGCTCGCCCCCGGCAGAGCGCGGTGCTCCTCGGTGCCCCTGTCCCCGCTCACCCCCGAGGAGGCCCTGTCGCCCCGCCGGCTGATCAGTTGTGGTGGGCAGTAGCGCAGCAGCGACTCCGGCGGGGCCGCCATGGCGGCCAAGGGCGCTGTTGCCGTGGCGACCGCGacgccgcggccccgcgcagGCGCAGCAGCGCTCAGGCGGGCGGAAGTGACGCGAGGCCGGAAGTGGCTGCACTTCCGTC encodes the following:
- the GNL2 gene encoding nucleolar GTP-binding protein 2 isoform X1, which codes for MVKPRYKGRCSINPSRASTNPDRIGGAGGNNMRDRATIRRLNMYRQKERRNKHGKVIKPLQFQSTVAPGTVARVEPNIKWFGNTRVIKQSSLQKFQEEMETVMKDPYRVVMKQRKLPMSLFHDRIKPHTSRVHILDTETFETTFGPKAQRKRPTLSASDVQALVENAEASSESYDQDKDRDLVTEDTGVRDEAQEEIFKKGQSRRIWGELYKVIDSSDVVVQVLDARDPMGTRSPHVESYLKKEKHWKHLIFVLNKCDLVPTWATKRWVAVLSQEYPTLAFHASLTNPFGKGAFIQLLRQFGKVQNNSGDLYGWGGRVSVWCFALLGFGAQSCSGVQGCVISHQLHSDKKQISVGFIGYPNVGKSSVINTLRSKKVCNVAPIAGETKVWQYITLMRRIFLIDCPGVVYPSGDTETDIVLKGVVQVEKIKSPEDHISAVLERAKAEYIRKTYKIDSWKDTEDFLEKLAARTGKLLKGGEPDLQTVSKMVLNDWQRGRIPFFVKPPNAEPGEPGSQPPALEAAVTSSQDNTEEKASESMASGVEPEERNNPDTEIRQLMSHVRQNFGRINVAPQFSEEDLVPVDVPGFDETDSDSCGEEEQEEEKEENEQQQDAGEEESQVAAPGARESSKAVLKALEDKIAKYKKFLDKAKAKRFSAIRIPKGLSDKVFAKSMQKAEESKETEDRGSTEKKRKRKAEEGGDDDDQLGKQPCKKLTSKERRRAERQQRSKKVGVRYYETHNVKNKNKNKKKTGLEEQRSKHKKYKHKQ
- the GNL2 gene encoding nucleolar GTP-binding protein 2 isoform X2, with translation MVKPRYKGRCSINPSRASTNPDRIGGAGGNNMRDRATIRRLNMYRQKERRNKHGKVIKPLQFQSTVAPGTVARVEPNIKWFGNTRVIKQSSLQKFQEEMETVMKDPYRVVMKQRKLPMSLFHDRIKPHTSRVHILDTETFETTFGPKAQRKRPTLSASDVQALVENAEASSESYDQDKDRDLVTEDTGVRDEAQEEIFKKGQSRRIWGELYKVIDSSDVVVQVLDARDPMGTRSPHVESYLKKEKHWKHLIFVLNKCDLVPTWATKRWVAVLSQEYPTLAFHASLTNPFGKGAFIQLLRQFGKLHSDKKQISVGFIGYPNVGKSSVINTLRSKKVCNVAPIAGETKVWQYITLMRRIFLIDCPGVVYPSGDTETDIVLKGVVQVEKIKSPEDHISAVLERAKAEYIRKTYKIDSWKDTEDFLEKLAARTGKLLKGGEPDLQTVSKMVLNDWQRGRIPFFVKPPNAEPGEPGSQPPALEAAVTSSQDNTEEKASESMASGVEPEERNNPDTEIRQLMSHVRQNFGRINVAPQFSEEDLVPVDVPGFDETDSDSCGEEEQEEEKEENEQQQDAGEEESQVAAPGARESSKAVLKALEDKIAKYKKFLDKAKAKRFSAIRIPKGLSDKVFAKSMQKAEESKETEDRGSTEKKRKRKAEEGGDDDDQLGKQPCKKLTSKERRRAERQQRSKKVGVRYYETHNVKNKNKNKKKTGLEEQRSKHKKYKHKQ
- the DNALI1 gene encoding axonemal dynein light intermediate polypeptide 1 is translated as MAAPPESLLRYCPPQLISRRGDRASSGARSAKTTPSPPPRTPGAVSPSPKHPQELLNAILPPREWEEAQKLWVQEVSTAPSTRRDVVQLQEQLDRQLQQRQARETGLCPVRRELYTQCFDELIRQTTVSCAERGLLLLRVRDELQLTLAAYQALYESSVAFGVRKALQAEQGKALMEKRIAELEEERRELEKQVSEEKAKCEAIEQQEVERREIEEKKHNEEVLFLKRTNQQLKTQLESIIAAKN